The DNA region GAAAGTTCACAGTACAGTCCCAACGAGGGTTGAAACCTGCAGggggagacaaacacacacacacacacacacacacacaaaacactctaTATTCAATCCTGACAGGAACGCCTCTCATTTAACTGCTAGAATATTTGTTTAtcgcacacaaaataaaacaaatgaaacactTTCATTAATATATTAACCATTAAAACAATCACAATTTTAATGTACAGATATTGATTAAACGATCATACAACATTACATAATAACTCTGGATAACTGAATATCTCAGTGGTCTCACCATTGTTGTCAATGCGCTGGGTTTTTGCACGAGCCTTATCGATGGAAACTCCATGGATCTCCACCCAGACCTGTGGGTCCACAATGGAGTTGGGATTGTCTGTGTTTATTTTAGGAAGTTGCTGGGCCGAGATCACCTGCGGGAGAAACAAAACAGCCCACAAGTACAGTAAAAGAGATTTATCACAATAAAGCACATGGGATTCTGGAGCAATATTTCCTGTCAGACCATCATGACAAGCTAAAAGAGAAGAGGAGCTACTGCTAACCCGTATGATAAGCTGTGTGGGTATATGTCCTGGTCCTCCACCCGTGTTCTCAGGGTCAAAGTTAGACTTTGGGTGACGCAGGAAGTCAGGCTTGAGCACATATCCGCAGCGGCCGTTGGGCAGAAAGCGGCCCTGGTTCAGGTCCATCTGCTCTCCTGGGGTCTGGAAGTTCAGAGCCACTGGAGAACAGAGAGAATGACGCGTTCAGGCTTTGGCTGCTGTACTTGCAGACATGCAGGAATGAGTTCAGTCGCTCACCCATCTGGCAGCCTCCGTTCCACATGTCCTTGGGGTCGTAGTTGGAGGACTGTAACCTCTGGCCTGATGGGTAAACCCTGCTCAGTTGCCGACTGTTGTGTCGAACAAACTGCTTCCCTACATAACAAAAATATGCACATaaatagggctggatgattaatcgaaaaataatcaaaaccgagattcataacctctaaccgacataATTTCCCCATGTCGGttatttaatcctgttaatacttcccccttaaaagcatactagcgcgtgtgtagccacatgactctgccccatccagtcagtggcataaaagcgattagatgatcggatgtgtattattattagagctgaaacaacgaatcgatttaatcgataaaaatcgattattaaaatagttgtcaactaatttagtcatcgattcgttgctaaataacttttatttgccgtaagcggctcatttcgtgcatatttcaaatctgcggtgaccaaagtgtggcagtaatgagccaccggaggttttactcagccagtacagcaggagaagtagcgaatagccaatagctggcctcgttttatgtcacgtgcttcccgaacagcgtctctgcagcatttagcgggatgtgggagactgggagtactttactttgagccttcaaaaaagaagagtaacctgtaaactctgcactactgaactgtttaaggggacgttcacatatcgcgtcttttgcgcgctcaagttcgttatttccaacaccgcaccgcatcgagttaaaaacatctcaacttttcagaatgctgcaagcgcatcgcgggtcatgtgacaagaactaaccaatcagcttcatcctttcccgtaacaacgttaaaagctcagtcaagatgaaaggaacagctgatcatagttgtatatggatttccattttgaaataaatttagtagcagagctactgcaagcgatttttttgagctgcaaatccatttatcctttgctgaaatttacgcgtcttcaaggagagagcacgtcatggttgcttatcaaaggcagacgcctcaggggcgcttctgcccgagcgctttggaaagaaggagaaagcggcgcgcctagcgttttccacgcgtttttaggcacgatatgtgaacggcccctaagacttttatttgtgcagattctccagtacaatgttgtttgcaaatgtttagtcgtaaaagctgataacattgctttttaacagttaacatttaaagctttacaaacatgttctgtgatcagtttgtcgtttaccagttcaaaattcagtcgtgcagcctaattatgactgaatgagagaggtaaatgtttaaagatatttgaaatgcactttttttctaagtattcactgctctttttcacacagcaggttttttgtgtgtgactgtacaattttttttttctggacaaccttctgatggattttactttaaattgtgagttccattcaggtttcatgccactggcactttattcgaaggattgtttacaatttcacagtaaACAGTAATTTCGcagtttcccagtaaataataaaatacaatgcactgcaattttattctgttttatccttattcttcgtgaaaatatgttctgaaagattccttaagcttcgctcgggatgttaaactactttaggagctctaaggactgccatggtgaaaacattattttaaatctccttgtgaaatttgctagagtatgggtcagtgttctgattgcagaagagttcgacaaaggattactaacacaataaaacaactccaggtatatttttgattaggatatgacagtgcaaaatggttaaatctcttttctcttaaaaatctatgctgaaggataaagaccatttattaataatttacttggggaaaaaatggaaaaaactaaaatataagtacatcgattaatcgtaaaattaatcgacagattaatcgattatcaaaataatcgttagttgcagccctaattattatatcgagctaccatgttcgcgcagctgcattgtggcacgaacactcatataaacagtagatgtgaagatcgcgcgcacggaggaacacagaaactagttgtcagcgctgtcctgtgatttatccctaaagtagcttagaatctccaaacgtattatagcatgtttgtgtgcagcgcacatgaagcacaagcgcgtgcacagagagcagcggtcggcggtcgcgctgtgggttcccggtttgtgtccgttcttggactgttctgtgtattttaactgtagaaaagttGTTCCGAGTcaaaactacgatacagaaaactacatcagtatatcatcataaacgcagccgtttttgtcttacgtgataaagtcgtagtttttgctatttttggaccaaaatgtaatttcgatgcttcaaaaaattctaactgaccctctgatgtcacatggactactttgatgatgtttttcttacctttctggacatggacagtataccatacacacaccttcaatggagggactgagagctctcggactaaatctaaaatatcttaaactgtgttccaaaaataaacagaggtcttacaggtttgaaacaacatgagggtgagttattaattacataattttgctatccgggtgaactaaccctttaatctagttgtttttgctatggtattttttttaatcacaggcaaaattcctcttgcagtgttttgtaggctgcttatttttgctcatgttattcagctgcaacagaatgctttgtaaaaatgtttgacatctaaatgtttgacttaatttttatatattggattttttatcttattggaatcgaaactaggaaatcgataagaatcggaatcgataaaattcaaatgatacctagtaagaaatgttacgaacatagataaaataactgctgatagtcaatcatatttacagtacaaaccttgtcagtgaactatgagggcaagaaaaaaaaaaaacacggaacaaaataatcgttcattaatcgtaattgaGGTAAAAttttcaattaatcgaggttttgattttaggccataatcgtccagccctacacataaaacaaatgttaaatgaagtttctgcaatatttttttaacaagtagCAGATCAGCATGACAAAATGTTCCATTATACTATTTGTTAGTACTGATAAATcatgtgttatttatatattatgttatattaagtTGAAATGCTGTTATCTAATTGAAATTCTCATTGACTTTGTGGCAGATactatactgttcaaaagttaaaGGTCAGTAGGatgattgttttttaaaaaatgtaatacttttagtcagcaaggatacattcaaTCGATCAAAATTGAGTGAAgaaatttatattgttacaaaagatttatatttcaaatatatgctgttcttttgaactttctattcatcaaagaatccttaaaaattgTGTTaaggttcacacacacaaacaaaacattgacagcaataaGAAACATATGATAATGAGCAGCAAatctatcagaatgatttctgaggatcatgtgacactgaagactggagcaatgatgctgaaaattcagctttgcatctcaggaataaattagattttaaaatagattcaaacagaaaaacagttcttttaaactgtaataatattttacaatagtgctgtttttactgtatttttaatccaaAAATTCAGTCAATGAAGTCAATATAAGcattaagagacttctttcaaaaacatttaaaaattacctACCCCGACCTTTAAAAgtgtaaatattgttttgatttactaaatacattatataatctGATAGTTTCCTCCTATAGATTGTGTACCTAATTTTTCACCGAAGGACAGCATGACTGAtctgtgacttttttttatgctgaaatgTAGTGACCCAACCTAATTATGAAATGAGGTGAGTTGTATGTAAATTTGTCATGCCGCTGGCTGTCAGTGTTGGCTGGAAGAGCAATGTCTTTGTTTTGGAAGTTATCTGATAAACAGCTTATTTATTATGAACCAGCTGGCAGCAGCCTAAGGCAACAAGCCGGTCCAGATAAAAGCAGCAAACATTAAAACAATACAGTTCACAGTAATATGTGAAATATATTCCTAGAGTAGTGCATTGCTTGGAAATCATGTGCCACATTTATagtcccatccatccatccatccatcatccgtccatccatccatcattcagtCTAGCACTTGTCACATTTGCATTGGTTTTGTTCATTTGGTATATGAATTCTTAAGTGAAAATGTGGCGTAAGCTTTGTCTGCTCATCTCACCTGAGTCTTTGATGAGTTTGAGCGCCTCATTCTCAGAGAAAGAGGACATCATGCTAGGAGGTCTCTGGCAGGCCGTCTCGAAACCACTGAAGGGCACACTCTGACAGTACACCACCAGATCTGACAGCTCTGGACTCAGTTTAGTGCTCACAGACTGCATATGTGCATACGTGTCAAAGTATATGTTGGCACACAAGAAGATTTCAGTGAACACTGAGGCATCGCATGCATTATAAACACACAAATACCATATATTATATACTGTGCTGTAGCGAATGCATTTACCTGAGCTATAATCATACTCATATGCAGACAATCAAACCATACAATCTTCAGATAATTTACAAATCAGTTCCTTGGCTTAAAAAGCTATTCATATCTGAACTCACCCTCCCAGGATCTTTTTTTGCAGTAGACTCTTCATCTGAGCTATATGAGAAGCTAGTCCAGCTTTCAGTCTTCCCCAGCAGAACTCCTAACTTCTTCCCCTTCAGCAGGATCCGTCCCATCAACTCCTACAGTGAACCAGGAACATGGGAGTATTAGAAATGTTCACTGATTTAGAAAATGTTAGCTTTAAAACATTGCTACAGTAAACAATCATTTATTTCAGAGGCTGGAACAGATAGAAACTGTCAAGAGTAAAAGATGGAAAGGAAAGTCATCATAAATATGTATAGTAAATGGAGTCAAGTATGCTTATAAAAGTGTACACTACAGTACATGAGAGTTGACTTGAATTCATTTCTAGCACAACATGAGTAGTAGTAGATGTTTTTACTGATAATCCTCTGAAAGTAAACAGGATGTTTCCAGAAGCGAGAAAGGAAGGGTTAGCAACACCAAGATCTTAGGTTTGATTTCCAGAGAATTTATGGAAGTAAGTTCGGAAAAAGTGATTACACACATTCTAATCAAAAGTCTGGGTTCagtaatattactaaaataatatttttattcagaaaagacgtgttaaattgatcaatggtgacagtaaagacctttacactgttgcaaaaaaaaatctattttagataaatgcttttcttttgaactttctagtcatcaaagaaaaagaaaaagaaaaaaaagcatggttaccacaaaaatattaagtaaccCAACCATTTTCAACgttcaatttatttttaagattaaggaccaaatcagcataatagaatgaattattaaaaattcagcattgccaccacaggaataaattacttttcaaaatatattataactgttttctgttttaatatattttaaaatgtaatttattcctgtggtggcaatGCTAAATTCTTcacattattatagtttttactgtatttttcattgaATAAATGCAGACTTCCTGAGCACAAGATAACGACCCCAAACTTGAACAGCAGTGTACACTTTGAGTGTAATTACATAAGTGGAAGTGACAGCACTCTATAGCTATGTAAAACGTGAAGTGAgacagttacagtaattaatGTATTATGTATAATAACTGTGTTATGAATAACACTGAGAAATACAGTACATAATACATACTGCTTTTATGAAAAAGTAGCATGTGAAAGTACACAAatgcttaaaatattaaatgcttgAAACAGTACTCTGCTGCACTGAGATCACAGTACATGGAATGTTTAATTTGGCGTACtgacaataaactttttttggggggggggggcatttttaATCCAGCTACACCTTAAAATCTCTTACAGTAACATCTGAAAATTTTATAAATTGTTAAGTCAAGGAAGGGCAAAACTGGAAGTGTGAGTGACCTCAGGTGAGGGCAGGTCTTTGAGGGGCAGGTCATTGAGCGGCTTTCTCAGGAGCTTCTTTCCCAGAATAGAGCGAAGGTGCTGCGCCATGACTGCCTGCTGCTCCACTGAGCAGTGATTCTCCAAGGACAAGATCAGAGGATATGGAGATGTCTATGGAGAGAGAGACATGGTTATTACAGAAAATTAGTTATTTAAGGGTCAACTAACAAAAATGCAAACCAAAAGATTTCCATCACAGGCTGTTATGATTCATGTGTCTGCACCTTGAAGGCGTACTGAGCGATGGTCTCAATGACTTCTTTAAAGAGCACtttggaggtgagtgtgtgtccGTGGTAGATCATGGGCTCTCCTTTATCACCGTCCCAGCAGTCCAGCTCAACACAGCGACAGCCCTGATGCAGAgctctgaacacaaacacaaaacccaTGAGTTTAACCAAAAACATAGAGTATGAACAATAAATATCATCCCAGCATGTGAATTAGCCTTGTGTGTTGTATCTCATAACAAAGAGGTTATGTTTTGTACAGCTGCCACTAGTGATCAAATATTTCATGAGGTAAAAGCCTGGATGGAAAATGGGCTTTACAGATTTCCGCAGAATTAGATTACCTGTCATACTGTACATAAAGttttacatactgtattgctggtccATTGTGTGTGCACTTAAACATATTAACGGCTCATAGCTCTATTGTCCCTTTTTTTTCCAATTCCACACAATTCTGCAGTTGATAAAgatgtttttttctatttaatctAACCCTATAAATGATTACCTTAATTGTTGGTTtacaaaaaatatctaaaataaaatataataaataaaaatataaattaaattgttgGTTTATCCTTATCTAGTCAAGTTTATTTAAGCAACAATTAAGCAATCCATATTTTCTACTTCCAAGTTATTTTGGATGTTACCACATGAACACTTTTTAGGTTTCTTTACGTTGCAAAATAATGATAGGACATTTTTTCATAGCTTAATTACTTTTTCATAAgtcatgcaatttttttttttttcataggtttGGGGacacattcaattaaaaaaaaatttggtgaAGAAATACAATAGTTTTTCAAagatattcaaataaattatgttattttgaaCCTTGAACCTTCTATTTATCAAAATAGTACAGtatcaggatttactaaagacgcgCAGTAAAGAATTAGCACGGAAAAGGGGTGGACAGTTATATTGcgcctgaccttattgaatatgcatttgtaggagtttcacTTTTAGACACAAAATTCATGGTAGGAGAGtattatatttagtatatttgCGCCATTATGTAATGCCCGAAAAAGCATGTTTTAAAGAAGGGTTAATTTgggctgctcttggtagattgcacTGGTCATTATAAAAAATGAGATGCATCGGTTTTCTTTAATGTGTGATTGTCAGTAAATCACATGAAGAATCTTTCCCTCCCATCAGCACTTTTATGGAATTGTGTTCTAATGCTAATTTACCCTGTTTAGTAAACCTTGCCCATAACAAGCAAGagagatttattttaataacattttaaaatcttaccaaaAGTCAACTGAGGTCAGTTTAAAAGTGTTTCCTTTTACTATGACCTTAGGCATAATTTTTTCTCCCAGTGCAATAGTGTTACAAAACACAAATGGATCCTAAATAAGCTATGCTTGGTGAAGGCGGTAATGCAGACACAAGTAATCACTGGGATTTTACAGAGCAAAGTATAAGTGTGTTTTGGTCTACTAGCAGTAGGTTTGTGGTGCTGGAGGCAGATTATAATATGCAGTTGGGTGGGTGTTGTACCTGATATAAGGCTCGGTGCTGCTGGCGCTGGTCACCTGGTCTTTGGTGAGGTATGTATTATGAGAAGAAGAGATGTAGTAGTGCGCCAGCGGTTGGCTCATGTCCTGATACACATGAGCGTGATCCGGGTTAAACACATCATTCTCTTTCGAGAGCATGTACATGGTGAAACCGTTCTGGGTCATGAACAGATTCTTCCGGGCTGAGGGTCAAACGTTAATATGGTTAAACACAAGCTTCAGTAGAGCTGGATAAGAAAATGTTTAATACAGACTTTTTTATCCTATTATTGTATCACTAATGTATTACTCTCAGTTCTAGTAAGAGCAGAAAGGAATAAGAATAACCAAGGTTAGTCAGGTACTTGACACAATAGCCATTGACACACTACTGAGCTATGCACTCACACTAGTTCTTGGAAATGGACGGGTGTGGTTTTTTCAGTTTACTGTTGGACCTACACTCCAGTTTTCAATAGGCTGGATATTTTACATCATTAGATCACACAATGACAAACTAAAAACCAGTTCTGAGTTGGCCTTTGTGCCATTTTACTGACAGTATATTAACAGTAGAGTGCAGACAGAAAATAATGGGAGAACAGCAAGGGAAATGTGAGTTAGATCTGAACTGACACTGCCCACATGAGCACCATGGGTCGACTGCTAGACAACACCTATGACAAATAGCTCCTTTTGTTGCGACTCTAACAGTTGATGTTTGTTTCTCAAATTACAGTACAGGGctcaaaaataagattttatttatattttttctgctGGATCAGATTTGTACTAGCACTGTTTCATCCCCATAAAAATGTTAtggccaaaattattatttacttttattttgttttaatattatatatatatattttttttttgatcgtCTGACTTAagcctgctgaaaattcagctttgaaatcgcatgaataaataacatcttaagatagattaaaaaagaaaacagttatattaaattgaaataatacatcacaatattcctgttttactgtattttcgattaaacaaatgcagccttggtaagcattgGTGGAGACTtccatcaaaacattaaaaaaaaaatcttgattatCTCTGTGgaagaattattttttatgtatatcgtAATACATGCGTAAGTATACATAccatatacttaaaaatatttctGATTCAGCACTGcaagagaaataaaaataatttttaaaaagaaaaagtggaATGCAAGTAAGTTGCATTCTGGGAACTTGTTTATGCAAGTAAGTATATAAATATTGTGAATGTTGTTGTCTACTCTCCTGGAAGTATACACTGTATACACTGAAAAActaaagtataaaatatataaaggtaTATATAAAGTTTCTACAACACCACAAACTTTTaaagagttatatatatatatgatggctGTGTACCCCAGTCGTTGAGCTCATAGGTGTGGATAAGAGTCTTTGCATGGGCCAGTGATGCGTCTTCGCCCTGGTCCCCAAGAAAATCCCTCAGCTCCAAGGTGGTGAGCACACAACCATTACTGGAATAATGCCTGAACACCGCGTCCAATTCTGGCCTGCGCATCAGCTCACGGCAGAACTCCTCTATCTCCACGTGATCCAGCCGGCCATCACCAGAGCGATCACACTTCTACAGACAAGAGGAGaaataaaagagagaaagattgcttaaagattcatttaaatgaaatgattTTAGTTTATATGACAGCTGTTGCCACTTGCACATTGATCTCTCACACGAACCTTAAAGAGTGTGCGTGCATACTGTTCGTTCAGGTCAATGTTGATCAGTTGTAGCAGATGTTTCACCTCGTCATAGCTCATCTTCCCATCCTGGTTCTGATCCGCACATCTCAGATAGCCTCGAATCCAAGTGTGCACAGTTAAGGAAAACTAGACAAACCAATAATACGCATACACAACATGCTGCCAGCCATATGAACAATCTCTCTGCTAATTACAAATATAATGCAATTactttttttgtgcaaagaatgtttcttgtagcttcatgaaattatggttgaaccactgatgtcacatggactattttaacgatgtccttactatctAATGGATGTGTGTCTATTTGCAGTTAGGAAATTACTAGCATTTTCTCTCTGCAGATATGGCTTTAAGGATATTGGTCCAGCTTTTCTTTCTGGCTCATGTTGGAAACACGGTCCTTAAGTGTGCGCAGGCCTCGAACCCAGCCTTCTGCTTCATTCTGTGTAGAGCAGCACAGATCCAGGCTTTTCCTTCCTCCGCGGAAGACCACAGTGAAGCAGTGGGTTTCTGGAACCAGACCTACCATTCGTCGCAGACACTCCGACTGACAGCCCTCCCGCACACACTCCACCTCAGTCACACAGACTGAGAGAAagaacccacacacacaaacgggTGATTGGACCATGGCtcctaataataatttacataatcTGTTACTTAAAGGTGAAAAAGTGTAATCTATGCACAATTAGTGGCTGCAagaactgcaaaaaataaatagttttaaacaCCAGTCTGGccactcaaacaaacaaaaattatatatgaaactTCTGCTTTAAACAAAACCTAATATTAAAGTGGCTCCATTGTATATGTCAATTTATAAGCAAATCTCCAACATTTGGCAACCTCTGAAACACTGAAGCTATCAACCTGtattaaacaatataaaactaagaaacacaaaaagaaaacatttaaagaaaataagataaaaactgaaaacaaaaacactgtgtacactaaacaaatgtgtacacaaaaacacattaacatcTTAATACATCTTAAGAACATCTTAATTACAGTATGTTGTTCAAAAGACAtcaaaagatttaaataaatttaaactaaCTGAATGAACACAAAattaaaacactaataataaaacctaaaataaaaaagtttgaagACAAACTTGAAGCTGGCTTATAAAACCCtagccagaaagtttgaaaagtagTTTTAAAAGCTTGCCATTTGAAAGTTTTCGGTTTTGagaagttaaaaaaaagttttaatgtttgAATGTTTTCAAGGCAATACAGTCTATCAGATAGGTATAAAACACATTTCTAGgatacctggggtggttgctggGCTGATTCTAGCATGACtggcatgttgctaacatgttttaagcatgttgctagcatgataagcatgttaatGGCATTTTTCTAACATGGTTCGCATGTTCCTAGCATAATTAACAAGCTACTAGCACGTTTCTAGCATGATTGGtgtgttactagcatgttgttaacataactagcaagttactaacatgttgctagtattATTCTAGCATGATTACTGTGTTACAAGCATAATGttagcattttgttagcatgattaacaagttacaagcatgtttctaacacgatgagcatgttattagcatgttgttagcatgattatcatgttactAGTATGGCATTagcatgattctagcatgattagcacgttACTAGCATAATGCATGTTTCTAATATTATGTTCAAGCCAACTTActaaataactaaactaaaagcAACTTAAAACACTAAATTAAACTAgcaaaatttaaaaagtaaatatattaatctaaacaaaattaaacaaaaacgaATAAACTAAAACCAACTCTTAGCTGTATCATTCAAAGGACACTTCAAATGATATAAACCAAGTGTTGGAGACACTGTAATTCagaagtttattttctccttctTGTATATAATTCAGGTTCTATaagcattacaaaaacaaacattaaaattaaaaaagaaa from Carassius carassius chromosome 1, fCarCar2.1, whole genome shotgun sequence includes:
- the plcd3a gene encoding 1-phosphatidylinositol 4,5-bisphosphate phosphodiesterase delta-3-A codes for the protein MLGRKKRPETVQTEPKAHESKTHDPLRRLGVLDDEDVQLMLQGSKMIKVRSQRWRKDRSLKLLEDCVTVWCESSKASRKSKKQQTFCVTEVECVREGCQSECLRRMVGLVPETHCFTVVFRGGRKSLDLCCSTQNEAEGWVRGLRTLKDRVSNMSQKEKLDHWIRGYLRCADQNQDGKMSYDEVKHLLQLINIDLNEQYARTLFKKCDRSGDGRLDHVEIEEFCRELMRRPELDAVFRHYSSNGCVLTTLELRDFLGDQGEDASLAHAKTLIHTYELNDWARKNLFMTQNGFTMYMLSKENDVFNPDHAHVYQDMSQPLAHYYISSSHNTYLTKDQVTSASSTEPYIRALHQGCRCVELDCWDGDKGEPMIYHGHTLTSKVLFKEVIETIAQYAFKTSPYPLILSLENHCSVEQQAVMAQHLRSILGKKLLRKPLNDLPLKDLPSPEELMGRILLKGKKLGVLLGKTESWTSFSYSSDEESTAKKDPGRSVSTKLSPELSDLVVYCQSVPFSGFETACQRPPSMMSSFSENEALKLIKDSGKQFVRHNSRQLSRVYPSGQRLQSSNYDPKDMWNGGCQMVALNFQTPGEQMDLNQGRFLPNGRCGYVLKPDFLRHPKSNFDPENTGGGPGHIPTQLIIRVISAQQLPKINTDNPNSIVDPQVWVEIHGVSIDKARAKTQRIDNNGFNPRWDCTVNFQLQVPELALVRFMVEDHDYKSKNDFIGQFTLPFTSLRTGYRHVHLLKADGSNLSPATLFIHVKVLRRGVPIKTVSERKGKA